In the genome of Pontibacter actiniarum, the window TATTGCGCAAAGCTCCCACGTGGAACTGCTGCACCCACCCTCTCTGGTAGTACATTTTGCACAGCTCCAGCAAAACAAAGTGGCAAAACGCATCCTGGCTGGCAGCGGCACTGTCGTCGTTACCGGCCAGCACGGCGGCAAAGTCCTGCTCCAATCCTGCCTTGCCTTTACCCGCCAGCGGCAGGCAGGACAGGCCGTGGTCCGACACGCGGCACCCGTTGCGGTGGAAGTACTCTACGCGCTGCTGCAGCGCCTCCAGCAGGGTGTCTATACTTGTGATGGCCACGCCGCTTGCCTCTGACAATTGTTTGATGTAGGCTCTGAAGCTGTCGCCCCCGCCAAGGTTCATCGCTTTGTCGGGGCGGAAGGAAGGAAGTACTTTTACACCTAAACCAGAGCTTGCGATCTGTTGGTGATAAGCCAAGGTATCCACGGGGTCGTCCGTGGTGCCGACCATCTCTACATTGTAGTGCTCCAGCAAGCCCTGCGGTGTAAAGCCTGGCTGCTGCAGCAAGTTGTTACAGTGCGCGTACACCTCGCGGGCATTCTCGCCTGTCAGCAGGTCTGTAACCCCGAAAGGGTTCTTTAGCTCCATGTGCGCCCAGTGGTAGAGCGGGTTACGCATGGTATAAGGCACGGCCTCTGCCCAGGCCACAAACTTCTCTTCGTCGCTGGCATCTCCGGTAATATACTTCTCTTCGATGCCCAGCGTGCGCAGCGCGCGCCATTTGTAGTGGTCGCCGGCAAGCCAGATCTGTGTCATGTTCTGGAAGTTCTCGTTCTTAGCGATCACCTCCGGCGACAGGTGGCAATGGTAATCGATAACAGGCAGCCCTTTGGCGTACTCGTGGTACAACAGCCGGGCTGTCTCTGTCTGTAGCAGGAAGTCGTCGCTCAAAAAGCTGTTTGCCTGTTGCGGGTACAGCTTTTTACTAGCGGGCTCCTGTAAAGGTGTGTTTTTGATCATGTAAGTCATTATTAAAAAGCGATTTCTCTATTCCCATCTCCAGGCCCCGCAACTCCGCAAGGCCCCGCAGCCTGCCAATGGCAGAATAGCCAGGGTTGGTCGTTTTCACCAGGTCGTCCAGCATCTGGTGGCCGTGGTCGGGGCGGAAAGGGATAGGCAGCTCACGCTGCTGGTTAATGGCGATCAGCTCTTTCATCACGCCGTACATATCCACGTCGCCAGCCAGGTGGTCTGACTCGTAGAAATTGCCCTGTTCATCTTTCAGCACATTGCGCAGGTGGGCGAAGTATACCCGGTGCCCTACTGCCTTTATAATTTCAACGGGGTTGTTGTGGCCGCCTGCGCCGAGGGAGCCCGTGCAGAAACAGATACCATTGGCCGGGCGATCCACTCTGTTAATAATGTGCAGCAGGTCTTCTTTGGAGCTGGCAACGCGCGGCAAGCCAAGTATAGCATAAGGCGGGTCGTCCGGATGAATGGTCATGTTGATGCCTGTTTCCTCGCATACATCCATGATGGACTCCAGGAAGTAAGCCAGATTCTCCCGCAGCCCTTCGTGCCCAATGCTCTTGTAGATTTCTATACTTTGCAGCAGTTGCGGTATCATTACGCTACCCTCTGTAGGCACGCCCATCAGGATGATATCACTCAGGGCAGCAAGCTGCTCTTCGGTAGCCTTTTCATGCCGTTCTTTTGCCTGGGCTACTATTTCAGCTGCATAGTCGTTTTCAGCACCTTCACGCTTCAGGATGAACATATCAAACATGGCCAGGTCAGCCCAGTTAAAGTATAGCGCCTTTGCTCCGTTCGATAGCTCCAGGGCCAAGTTCGTACGGGTCCAGTCCAGCACGGGCATAAAGTTGTAGCAGACAGTGGAGATGCCACAAGCTGCCAGGTTTCGGAGCGTCTGGCGGTAGTTATCCAGGTATACTTCACAGTCAGCGCTACGGGTTTTGATAGCCTCGTGCACCGGTACGCTCTCCACCACCACCCACTGCAGGCCGGCGGCTTCGATTATATTTTTCCGTTCCTGTATTTCCGCTACGGGCCATACTTCGCCATGCGGTATGTGGTGCAGGGCACTCACGACACCCGTTGCGCCGGCTTGCTTTACATCCTGCAAGGAAACCGGGTCATTGGGGCCGTACCATCTCCAGCTTTGTATTAGGGGCATAGTATTTTTCTGTAGTTAGGTTTTATGCTGCCTCAGCAGCGGCATTTTCTTGTTAGCTCAGGGCAGCGCCGTGGCACTACAGGCACAGCTGCGCCTAAGCAAAATAGAGGTAAAAAGGAGCCAGCAGCGCCCTTTTACCTCACTCACTCTAAACTAAAATTAATCAACCATTTCTTTCTGTTGGCGTGATAGCAGCGCCGTAAAAGGCTCTCTTGCTGTAGCCTCTGTGCACGGCGTCGGCTGCCTGTGTTACGGCGCTGGTTTGCAAAGCTTGGCAGGTTTCCGCCCAACCTGAGCGCTACCCGCCAAGCCTTACTCTACCAGTTTGGTTAGTACCCCGGATTCTGATAGGCCGCTTTCTCTGCCGGAGAAAGATCCATGGCATCCAGCTGGTTTATCGGAATAGGGCGCAGGTAGTGGTATGGCTGAATGTTGCGTGTCACGGTTTGAGGCGTATGGTCTCCGTACCGGATTCCGCCAATTCTGTAAGTAGACGCAAGGTCTTCCCACTTCTGGGTGCGTATCAGGTCATACCAGCGATAGCCCTCGCCATAGTACTCGCGCGAACGCTCAGCCAGGATATAATCGATATCAATAGTTGCCGGAGTGGCAGCCACCAGCTCTGCGCTATGGTCTTCCATTTTAGGCTGGTTTCCGTTGTTATCCCAGCGCCACTTGCCGGCACGGGCGCGAATCACGTTGATCAGTTCTCTGGCGCTTCTGCTGCCCGTTGCTCCCTTCACGGCCGCCTCGGCCGCGATAAAGTACAGCTCCGAGAATTTGGCAATGTTAAACGGACGCGTGCTCGCAGCATTCGGCTGGCCCAGGCCATTACCATTGTCGGTGCGGTAAGGGCCAAGCTTCCAAAGCCCCGGGTACACAATTCTGCTAATGCCGCTTGGCGCTATCACAAAGTCAGACCTGCCCGGTAGCTCTCCCGCACCTACGTTGCTCTTACCTCCCTCACCAGGGGCAGGGTAGTTAATCTGCGCCGTTGGTTCTTCGTCCAGAAAAGTCAGGATGGCACCACCCGGAGAAACCGGCAAGCCGTTGGCATTGTACACAACAGGTGCGTTAACCCCGCCTTTAGGCCAGTTGCCACGGTACACGGTTGTAAAGGTGCCGTCGTAGCGCGAATCGTTGGTTTTGTCGGCAAAAGTGTTGGTGATGGCACCAATTGTAGGTGCCATACGTGTCCATGGGCGGCCCAAAGCCTGATCCGCCTCCCGCTGCACAGAGCTTATAGTAGACTGCCACTTCGGATCTGTAGCGCTTCTGATGTTGGTGTAGTTCCAGGTCATCATCCAGCCGGCAAAGTTCTCAGGGGCGGTACCGTTACTCCAGCTCAGGCTGGACCCGTTGTAGAACTCGCTCGACTCGGTGTGGTCTGCGTACAGCAGGATTTCCATGTTGCGGTCGTTTGAGGCGACGTTAACATCATAG includes:
- the uxuA gene encoding mannonate dehydratase translates to MPLIQSWRWYGPNDPVSLQDVKQAGATGVVSALHHIPHGEVWPVAEIQERKNIIEAAGLQWVVVESVPVHEAIKTRSADCEVYLDNYRQTLRNLAACGISTVCYNFMPVLDWTRTNLALELSNGAKALYFNWADLAMFDMFILKREGAENDYAAEIVAQAKERHEKATEEQLAALSDIILMGVPTEGSVMIPQLLQSIEIYKSIGHEGLRENLAYFLESIMDVCEETGINMTIHPDDPPYAILGLPRVASSKEDLLHIINRVDRPANGICFCTGSLGAGGHNNPVEIIKAVGHRVYFAHLRNVLKDEQGNFYESDHLAGDVDMYGVMKELIAINQQRELPIPFRPDHGHQMLDDLVKTTNPGYSAIGRLRGLAELRGLEMGIEKSLFNNDLHDQKHTFTGAR
- a CDS encoding RagB/SusD family nutrient uptake outer membrane protein; the protein is MKLFRNKAFIGTALMVALSLTSCEDILEEQPRSIYEPGFFKTERGIYGGVNSMYAHLRYVYGQAYYYNTTETGTDEVTYGQSADQNFKVMDVSGEGEITPTDSRADVLWGAAFSNINTANGVIENASELGTVPDAVIAEARFFRAFDYFMLVQTFGGVPLDLGAGELKFNNNPVRSSVRNTVPEVYTKAIFPDLRQAVEDLPLKGRVTGGVTKTLARLYLAKAYLTYGWWLENPDNIPTYPEAPRTDPDGQSAQWYFQQAYDVATAAIDEPGNFRLMDTYYDVNVASNDRNMEILLYADHTESSEFYNGSSLSWSNGTAPENFAGWMMTWNYTNIRSATDPKWQSTISSVQREADQALGRPWTRMAPTIGAITNTFADKTNDSRYDGTFTTVYRGNWPKGGVNAPVVYNANGLPVSPGGAILTFLDEEPTAQINYPAPGEGGKSNVGAGELPGRSDFVIAPSGISRIVYPGLWKLGPYRTDNGNGLGQPNAASTRPFNIAKFSELYFIAAEAAVKGATGSRSARELINVIRARAGKWRWDNNGNQPKMEDHSAELVAATPATIDIDYILAERSREYYGEGYRWYDLIRTQKWEDLASTYRIGGIRYGDHTPQTVTRNIQPYHYLRPIPINQLDAMDLSPAEKAAYQNPGY
- the uxaC gene encoding glucuronate isomerase, translated to MIKNTPLQEPASKKLYPQQANSFLSDDFLLQTETARLLYHEYAKGLPVIDYHCHLSPEVIAKNENFQNMTQIWLAGDHYKWRALRTLGIEEKYITGDASDEEKFVAWAEAVPYTMRNPLYHWAHMELKNPFGVTDLLTGENAREVYAHCNNLLQQPGFTPQGLLEHYNVEMVGTTDDPVDTLAYHQQIASSGLGVKVLPSFRPDKAMNLGGGDSFRAYIKQLSEASGVAITSIDTLLEALQQRVEYFHRNGCRVSDHGLSCLPLAGKGKAGLEQDFAAVLAGNDDSAAASQDAFCHFVLLELCKMYYQRGWVQQFHVGALRNTNTRMLQANGPDTGYDSIGDFPQAVTMAAFFNELEAAGQLAKTVIYNLNPADNAAFATMIGNFQGGGIRGKMQFGSAWWFLDQLDGMKAQLDTLSTMGLISCFIGMLTDSRSFLSYSRHEYFRRLVCNVFGNDVEQGLLPTDLPWIGKMVQDICYNNAKNYFPFN